One part of the Sphingobacterium sp. LZ7M1 genome encodes these proteins:
- a CDS encoding phospholipase D-like domain-containing protein — protein sequence MKLSDLTIESIKEFISGDNQLSPYLSGPEILKLFNRIGFKDVYKHQDGGMPNSLSRNAYVLEKLYEINGSKEMVQLLQIVFDPRHFARDTSKNIKEAVEQINPLLQQDGYRLDEFEGRYKIIGADLPDNIEVEVHFEDIEAQIIEQIRNAKFSIWIAVAWFTNKVLMRAIYDKMKAGVNVRLIVLDDEINTKYGFPYEKFFETKRVLKTGKYENIMHHKFCIIDLKTVVHGSYNWTTKANWNRETVSVENSRELAERYATEFINLIK from the coding sequence ATGAAATTATCAGACTTAACAATAGAGAGCATAAAGGAATTTATATCGGGAGATAATCAACTGTCGCCCTATCTTTCGGGCCCTGAAATTTTAAAACTTTTTAACCGTATCGGTTTTAAGGACGTTTATAAACATCAAGATGGTGGAATGCCAAACAGCCTAAGTAGAAATGCTTATGTTTTGGAAAAATTATATGAGATAAATGGCAGTAAGGAAATGGTTCAGTTATTGCAAATTGTCTTCGACCCAAGACATTTCGCAAGAGATACGAGTAAGAATATAAAAGAAGCTGTGGAGCAAATCAATCCCCTTTTACAGCAAGATGGTTATAGGCTCGATGAGTTTGAGGGAAGATACAAAATAATAGGCGCAGACTTACCGGACAACATAGAAGTTGAAGTTCATTTTGAGGATATTGAAGCACAGATTATCGAGCAAATCCGAAACGCCAAATTCTCTATTTGGATAGCTGTAGCATGGTTTACGAATAAGGTTTTAATGAGGGCAATTTATGATAAAATGAAAGCCGGGGTAAATGTTCGATTAATAGTTTTGGATGATGAAATAAACACAAAATATGGCTTTCCGTATGAAAAGTTTTTTGAAACTAAAAGAGTACTCAAAACTGGAAAATATGAAAACATAATGCATCACAAATTCTGTATAATTGACTTAAAAACGGTTGTTCATGGTTCGTACAACTGGACGACTAAAGCTAATTGGAACA
- a CDS encoding DUF4133 domain-containing protein, translated as MSNYNINKGIGRTVEFKGLKAQYLFIFAGGLLGVLILVMVMYMAGVNSYVCLLVGAGGASLIVWQTFALNGKYGEYGLMKVGAKKRHPKYIICRRAVNRYLKFTSKSSHL; from the coding sequence ATGAGCAATTACAATATCAATAAAGGTATCGGCAGGACTGTCGAGTTCAAAGGACTGAAAGCACAGTACCTGTTCATCTTCGCAGGTGGTCTGCTCGGCGTGCTTATCCTTGTCATGGTCATGTACATGGCAGGTGTAAACTCCTACGTGTGCCTGCTTGTCGGGGCAGGCGGTGCATCGCTCATCGTTTGGCAAACATTCGCATTGAACGGCAAATACGGCGAATACGGATTGATGAAAGTCGGGGCAAAGAAAAGGCATCCGAAATACATCATCTGTCGCAGAGCCGTAAACCGCTATTTAAAATTCACTTCTAAATCCAGTCATTTATGA
- a CDS encoding DUF4134 domain-containing protein: MVKQSKKVLLTGVAFLSAFGVFAQGNGSAGIQEATQMVTSYFDPATQLIYAIGAVVGLIGGVKVYNKFSSGDPDTSKTAASWFGACIFLIVAATILRSFFL, from the coding sequence ATGGTAAAACAAAGCAAAAAAGTGTTGCTGACAGGCGTTGCGTTCCTGTCGGCATTCGGTGTGTTCGCACAGGGCAACGGCTCGGCAGGCATCCAAGAAGCCACGCAGATGGTAACAAGCTATTTCGACCCTGCAACCCAATTAATTTATGCGATTGGGGCTGTGGTTGGTTTAATCGGGGGCGTAAAGGTGTACAACAAATTTAGTAGCGGTGACCCCGATACAAGCAAGACTGCGGCGTCGTGGTTTGGGGCTTGTATCTTCCTCATCGTAGCGGCGACCATTCTCCGCTCATTCTTCCTTTAA